One genomic segment of Kocuria rhizophila DC2201 includes these proteins:
- a CDS encoding putative quinol monooxygenase: protein MADNKTTGENSSYMLHGRLRSTAGEGDTLASILSEQERNEPMPGCRLYLVARDPQDADAVWVTEVWDTEAAHRASLEIPAVQERIARAMPIIDREGMTQQELVAVAGIPSAP, encoded by the coding sequence ATGGCTGACAACAAGACCACCGGTGAGAATTCCTCCTACATGCTCCACGGCCGCCTGCGCTCCACTGCGGGCGAGGGTGACACGCTGGCAAGCATCCTGAGCGAGCAGGAGCGCAACGAGCCGATGCCGGGATGCCGTCTCTACCTGGTCGCCCGTGACCCGCAGGACGCCGACGCCGTGTGGGTCACCGAGGTCTGGGACACCGAGGCCGCCCACCGTGCCTCCTTGGAGATCCCGGCGGTGCAGGAGCGGATCGCCCGGGCCATGCCCATCATCGACCGGGAGGGGATGACGCAGCAGGAACTCGTGGCCGTCGCGGGCATTCCCTCGGCGCCCTGA